A window of the Phycicoccus sp. M110.8 genome harbors these coding sequences:
- a CDS encoding SDR family oxidoreductase translates to MFSRSDFTPQVSIVTGGGSGIGLAIAAELVARGSSVVVADIDPAKAQAAATRLGATATAATLDVADADAVTALVDGVVAERGRLDVMVNNAGVAIGGLLEELDERHWAKALDVNLRGVIHGVTAAYPHLRRQGHGHILNTASLAGLIPAPAMLPYTTTKHAVVGLSTALRAEAASQGVRVSVLCPGFVDTPLLDKVYAAPPSFGGDSVRARVRLMQPSFLTPELVARKAVDGLAANKAVIPVGFLAHLTWRTLRYLPPVARGMIQVQATGHRRLNERAARRAAASA, encoded by the coding sequence GTGTTCTCGCGCAGTGACTTCACCCCGCAGGTCTCGATCGTCACCGGCGGCGGCTCGGGCATCGGCCTGGCGATCGCGGCCGAGCTCGTGGCCCGCGGCAGCTCGGTGGTCGTCGCCGACATCGACCCCGCCAAGGCACAGGCGGCGGCCACGCGGCTGGGAGCCACCGCGACCGCGGCGACCCTCGACGTGGCCGACGCCGACGCCGTCACGGCTCTCGTCGACGGCGTCGTGGCGGAGCGGGGCCGGCTCGACGTCATGGTCAACAACGCCGGCGTCGCGATCGGCGGCCTGCTCGAGGAGCTCGACGAGCGGCACTGGGCCAAGGCCCTCGACGTGAACCTGCGTGGCGTCATCCACGGCGTCACCGCGGCATACCCGCACCTGCGCCGCCAGGGACACGGGCACATCCTCAACACGGCCTCGCTCGCCGGGCTCATCCCGGCGCCGGCGATGCTGCCGTACACGACGACCAAGCACGCCGTGGTCGGCCTCTCGACGGCGCTGCGCGCCGAGGCGGCCAGCCAGGGGGTGCGGGTGAGCGTCCTGTGCCCGGGCTTCGTCGACACCCCGCTGCTCGACAAGGTGTATGCCGCCCCGCCCAGCTTCGGGGGCGACAGCGTCCGGGCTCGCGTGCGACTGATGCAGCCGTCGTTCCTCACCCCGGAGCTCGTGGCGCGTAAGGCGGTCGACGGCCTCGCGGCGAACAAGGCCGTCATCCCGGTGGGGTTCCTCGCCCACCTGACGTGGCGCACGCTGCGCTACCTGCCCCCCGTGGCCCGCGGGATGATCCAGGTGCAGGCCACCGGTCACCGCCGGCTCAACGAGCGCGCGGCACGCAGGGCGGCCGCGTCCGCCTGA
- a CDS encoding NAD(P)/FAD-dependent oxidoreductase, which translates to MSVPHHSVAIVGTGFSGLGMAIRLAQRGERDYVVLEKAAEVGGTWRDNRYPGCACDVPSRLYSFSFEQNPSWSRDYATAGEIWAYLRDVADRYAVRERTVFGADLRAAEWDEQARRWHLTAADGRHWTAGALVLGVGALHEPRVPDVPGLDTFPGPVLHTADWPEQDGLDGKRVALVGTGASSVQLLPELAPRAAHTTVFQRTPAWTIPKKDRPWSPRRQRLFRRFPALQRAVRWRTYWELEARAPLFVRFPAIARLVERLALRELHKAVDDPQVRDQLTPRYRIGCKRILLSSDYWPTFNRPDVSLVTSAIAAVEDGAVVAADGSRHEVDAVVLGTGFDVRGSYERIDIRGLGGRTLTDAWADGMRTNLGVTVAGFPELYVLLGPNTGLGHNSVVLMIELATRYVLDSLARARVQGPAVTTPAAQEAFRREMDRRSQHTVWTTGCHSWYLDEHGRNATLWPGSTVSYWWRTRRRRDEDFQPLSTPTASEADRVLAQ; encoded by the coding sequence ATGTCCGTCCCCCACCACTCCGTGGCGATCGTGGGCACCGGGTTCTCCGGCCTCGGCATGGCGATCCGGCTGGCCCAGCGCGGCGAGCGCGACTACGTCGTGCTGGAGAAGGCCGCCGAGGTCGGCGGCACCTGGCGCGACAACCGCTACCCGGGATGCGCGTGCGACGTGCCCTCACGGCTCTACTCCTTCTCCTTCGAGCAGAACCCGTCCTGGTCCCGCGACTACGCCACGGCCGGCGAGATCTGGGCCTACCTGCGCGACGTCGCCGACCGGTATGCCGTGCGCGAGCGCACCGTCTTCGGCGCCGACCTGCGCGCGGCCGAGTGGGACGAGCAGGCCCGCCGCTGGCACCTCACCGCGGCCGACGGGCGGCATTGGACGGCGGGCGCGCTGGTCCTCGGCGTGGGCGCGCTGCACGAGCCCCGGGTGCCCGACGTGCCGGGGCTCGACACGTTCCCCGGGCCGGTGCTGCACACGGCCGACTGGCCCGAGCAGGACGGCCTCGACGGCAAGCGTGTCGCGCTCGTGGGCACCGGCGCGAGCTCGGTGCAGCTGCTGCCCGAGCTGGCCCCGCGGGCCGCGCACACCACGGTCTTCCAGCGCACGCCGGCGTGGACCATACCGAAGAAGGACCGTCCGTGGAGCCCGCGGCGCCAGCGGCTCTTCCGGCGCTTCCCGGCCCTCCAGCGCGCGGTCCGGTGGCGCACCTACTGGGAGCTAGAGGCACGGGCGCCCTTGTTCGTGCGCTTCCCGGCCATCGCCCGGCTCGTCGAGCGCCTGGCCCTGCGCGAGCTGCACAAGGCCGTCGACGACCCGCAGGTCCGCGACCAGCTCACCCCGCGCTACCGCATCGGCTGCAAGCGCATCCTGCTGTCCAGCGACTACTGGCCCACCTTCAACCGGCCGGACGTGTCCCTCGTGACGTCGGCCATCGCCGCCGTCGAGGACGGCGCGGTCGTCGCCGCGGACGGCTCGCGCCACGAGGTCGACGCCGTCGTCCTGGGCACGGGGTTCGACGTCCGCGGCAGCTACGAGCGGATCGACATCCGGGGCCTCGGCGGCCGCACGCTCACGGACGCGTGGGCCGACGGCATGCGCACCAACCTCGGTGTGACGGTGGCCGGCTTCCCCGAGCTGTACGTCCTGCTCGGGCCGAACACCGGCCTCGGCCACAACTCGGTGGTCCTCATGATCGAGCTCGCCACCCGCTACGTCCTCGACTCGCTGGCCCGCGCCCGGGTGCAGGGTCCCGCCGTCACCACGCCCGCCGCGCAGGAGGCCTTCCGCCGCGAGATGGACCGTCGGTCGCAGCACACGGTGTGGACGACCGGGTGCCACAGCTGGTACCTGGACGAGCACGGCAGGAACGCGACGCTCTGGCCCGGCTCGACCGTCTCGTACTGGTGGCGCACCCGCCGCCGCCGCGACGAGGACTTCCAGCCCCTGTCCACCCCGACCGCCTCGGAGGCCGATCGTGTTCTCGCGCAGTGA
- a CDS encoding TetR/AcrR family transcriptional regulator, whose protein sequence is MSTAPQDRPTRRRMPRAEREAQILVVAEQVFAERGYSATTMEDVAERVGVTKPLIYEYFGSKEGLLSACIVKARTQLREVTEAAWEATGPGAELVDVFRAGVLAFFEFIDEHANAFVLIQQEGAMASQASPLIESIREQQSEAIARTLASASGLGQVPFELLQGYAEVVVGACERVAVWRARRPGTTAGEATELVVSALWGGLASLQPDAV, encoded by the coding sequence GTGAGCACCGCCCCGCAGGACCGCCCGACCCGCCGCCGGATGCCGCGTGCCGAGCGCGAGGCGCAGATCCTCGTGGTCGCCGAGCAGGTCTTCGCCGAGCGCGGGTACTCGGCCACGACCATGGAGGACGTCGCCGAGCGCGTCGGGGTCACCAAACCGCTCATCTACGAGTACTTCGGGTCCAAGGAGGGGCTGCTCTCGGCCTGCATCGTCAAGGCGCGCACGCAGCTGCGCGAGGTCACCGAGGCCGCCTGGGAGGCCACCGGGCCGGGGGCCGAGCTCGTGGACGTGTTCCGCGCGGGGGTCCTCGCCTTCTTCGAGTTCATCGACGAGCACGCCAACGCCTTCGTCCTCATCCAGCAGGAGGGGGCGATGGCCTCGCAGGCGAGCCCCCTCATCGAGAGCATCCGCGAGCAGCAGTCCGAGGCCATCGCCCGCACCCTCGCGTCCGCGTCCGGGCTCGGCCAGGTGCCCTTCGAGCTCCTCCAGGGGTATGCCGAGGTGGTCGTCGGCGCGTGCGAGCGGGTCGCCGTGTGGCGCGCCCGGCGTCCGGGCACGACCGCGGGCGAGGCGACCGAGCTCGTGGTCTCGGCCCTATGGGGCGGCCTGGCGTCCCTGCAGCCCGACGCGGTCTGA
- a CDS encoding MCE family protein codes for MRTVEGRVRPPQDDRAADPGALDAAVLPTTPTSPIGPARGWIARLSDRAYGAAFLLVVGLLMALCVASYAKVFTRTVDVTLLTDRIGSQLQTSADVKIRGLIVGEVRGISTTGHGALLRLALDPAQVDLIPADVSARLLPKTLFGERFVDLVPPAHPSGRHLESGDTIRQDRTSVAIELEKVFDDLLPLLRTVRPEKLATTLNALASALEGRGTRLGQNLVLVDDYFKQLNPKMPVIKADISGLADLASTYAVAAPDLVRAATNLITTNTTIVTKKDQLAGFLAGTAGFANTTADFLDANGDRIIRVGQVGRPTMELFAKYSPQYPCFTQALVDWQPRIDDAFRDRRFHITVELSSSQRPGYAPGEEPRWGEHRPAACNLLPNPHDRFGHPTSQEYPVPGKKFDDGTHNVGGYSSDPSYSALPQMFAGAAGAAIPDPDAGLAGTTQEQQLVTALLEPQATSPSAITTLLAGPMLRGSTVDQR; via the coding sequence GTGAGGACGGTCGAGGGACGGGTGCGACCGCCGCAGGACGACCGGGCAGCCGACCCGGGGGCCCTCGATGCCGCCGTGCTCCCGACCACGCCGACCTCGCCCATCGGCCCGGCGCGCGGCTGGATCGCCCGCCTGAGCGACCGGGCCTACGGCGCAGCCTTCCTGCTCGTGGTGGGCCTGCTGATGGCCCTGTGCGTCGCGTCGTACGCCAAGGTCTTCACCCGCACGGTCGACGTCACCCTGCTGACCGACCGCATCGGCTCGCAGCTCCAGACCTCCGCCGACGTCAAGATCCGCGGCCTCATCGTGGGCGAGGTCCGCGGGATCTCCACCACCGGCCACGGTGCCCTGCTCCGCCTCGCGCTCGACCCCGCGCAGGTCGACCTCATCCCCGCCGACGTGTCCGCGCGCCTGCTGCCCAAGACGCTGTTCGGGGAGCGCTTCGTCGACCTCGTGCCCCCGGCGCACCCGTCCGGGCGCCACCTCGAGTCGGGCGACACCATCCGGCAGGACCGCACGAGTGTGGCGATCGAGCTGGAGAAGGTGTTCGACGACCTGTTGCCGTTGTTGCGGACGGTGCGGCCGGAGAAGCTGGCGACGACGTTGAACGCGTTGGCGTCGGCGTTGGAGGGCCGCGGCACGCGGCTGGGTCAGAACCTGGTGCTGGTGGACGACTACTTCAAGCAGCTGAACCCGAAGATGCCTGTGATCAAGGCGGACATCAGCGGGCTGGCTGACCTGGCGAGCACGTATGCCGTGGCGGCGCCGGACCTGGTGCGGGCGGCGACGAACCTGATCACGACGAACACGACGATCGTGACGAAGAAGGACCAGCTGGCGGGGTTCCTGGCGGGGACGGCGGGGTTCGCGAACACGACGGCAGACTTCCTGGATGCCAACGGTGACCGCATCATCCGGGTCGGGCAGGTCGGCCGCCCGACCATGGAGCTGTTCGCCAAGTACTCGCCGCAGTACCCCTGCTTCACCCAGGCCCTGGTCGACTGGCAGCCGCGCATCGACGACGCGTTCCGCGACCGCCGGTTCCACATCACGGTCGAGCTGAGCTCCTCGCAGCGGCCCGGTTACGCACCCGGCGAGGAGCCCCGCTGGGGCGAGCACCGTCCCGCCGCCTGCAACCTGCTGCCGAACCCGCACGACCGGTTCGGCCACCCGACGAGCCAGGAGTACCCCGTCCCGGGCAAGAAGTTCGACGACGGCACGCACAACGTCGGCGGCTACAGCTCCGACCCGTCCTACTCGGCGCTGCCGCAGATGTTCGCGGGCGCGGCGGGCGCGGCGATCCCCGACCCGGACGCGGGGCTCGCGGGGACGACGCAGGAGCAGCAGCTCGTGACCGCGCTCCTGGAACCCCAGGCCACCTCGCCGTCGGCGATCACGACCCTGCTCGCCGGCCCGATGCTCCGCGGCAGCACCGTCGACCAGCGTTGA
- a CDS encoding Ppx/GppA phosphatase family protein, with protein MTRVGAVDCGTNSIRLLVADVDPATGELTDVLRRMEVVRLGYGVDRTGSIDPQAMARTLAMAGTYAGQCRELGAERVRFVATSASRDASNAGEFVAGVRDAFGDYGVAPEVVSGDEEAALSFRGATGDLRAHGIPGPYLVVDLGGGSTELVRGTDRVESARSVDIGCVRMTERHLVSDPPTAEEVEAAVRDVRAALDLAEEVVDLDGVASLVGLAGSVTTITANALRLPEYDPARIHLSTLTPDEVIASCEDLLHRTRAQRAELGFMHPGRVDVIGGGALIWREVVSRLAARGVERVVTSEHDILDGIALSVAGRTA; from the coding sequence GTGACGCGCGTCGGCGCCGTCGACTGCGGCACCAACTCCATCCGCCTTCTCGTGGCCGACGTCGACCCGGCCACCGGCGAGCTCACCGACGTGCTGCGCCGGATGGAGGTCGTGCGCCTGGGCTACGGCGTCGACCGCACCGGCTCGATCGACCCGCAGGCCATGGCCCGCACGCTGGCCATGGCGGGCACGTATGCCGGGCAGTGCCGTGAGCTGGGCGCCGAGCGGGTGCGGTTCGTGGCCACCTCCGCGTCCCGGGACGCCTCGAACGCGGGGGAGTTCGTGGCCGGGGTCCGCGACGCCTTCGGCGACTACGGCGTCGCCCCCGAGGTCGTCTCCGGCGACGAGGAGGCCGCCCTGTCCTTCCGCGGCGCGACCGGGGACCTGCGGGCCCACGGCATCCCGGGGCCGTACCTCGTGGTCGACCTCGGCGGTGGCTCGACCGAGCTCGTCCGGGGCACCGACCGGGTGGAGTCCGCTCGCTCCGTCGACATCGGCTGCGTCCGGATGACCGAGCGGCACCTGGTCTCGGACCCGCCGACGGCCGAGGAGGTCGAGGCGGCGGTGCGCGACGTCCGCGCGGCCCTCGACCTGGCCGAGGAGGTCGTCGACCTCGACGGCGTCGCCTCGCTCGTCGGCCTCGCCGGCAGCGTCACCACGATCACGGCGAACGCCCTGCGCCTGCCCGAGTACGACCCTGCCCGGATCCACCTGTCGACGCTCACCCCCGACGAGGTCATCGCCTCGTGCGAGGACCTGCTGCACCGCACCCGGGCCCAGCGCGCCGAGCTCGGCTTCATGCACCCCGGTCGCGTCGACGTCATCGGCGGCGGGGCGCTGATCTGGCGCGAGGTCGTCTCCCGCCTGGCCGCCCGCGGCGTCGAGCGTGTCGTGACCTCCGAGCACGACATCCTCGACGGCATCGCGCTGTCCGTCGCCGGCCGCACCGCCTGA
- a CDS encoding DUF501 domain-containing protein yields MSEQPTAADLEAVDAQLGRVPRGVAAVAHRCPCGRPDVLMTEPRLPDGTPFPTTFYATCPKLTGAISTLESQGVMREMTERLGTDEDLAAAYAAAHEDYLARRAALGTVAEIEGISAGGMPTRVKCLHVLVAHSLAVGPGVNPLGDEALAMLGEWWADGSCVPDAPAAGA; encoded by the coding sequence GTGAGCGAGCAGCCCACCGCGGCGGACCTCGAGGCCGTCGACGCCCAGCTCGGTCGCGTGCCGCGCGGCGTCGCCGCCGTCGCCCACCGCTGCCCCTGTGGCCGCCCGGACGTGCTCATGACCGAGCCGAGGCTGCCCGACGGCACGCCGTTCCCGACGACCTTCTACGCCACCTGCCCCAAGCTGACCGGCGCCATCTCCACCCTGGAGAGCCAGGGCGTGATGCGCGAGATGACCGAGCGGCTCGGCACCGACGAGGACCTCGCCGCCGCGTACGCCGCCGCCCACGAGGACTACCTCGCCCGCCGCGCGGCCCTGGGCACGGTCGCCGAGATCGAGGGCATCTCCGCCGGCGGGATGCCCACGCGCGTCAAGTGCCTGCACGTCCTCGTGGCGCACTCCCTCGCCGTCGGCCCCGGGGTCAACCCGCTGGGCGACGAGGCGCTGGCCATGCTCGGCGAGTGGTGGGCCGACGGGTCCTGCGTGCCCGACGCCCCGGCGGCGGGCGCGTGA
- a CDS encoding FtsB family cell division protein codes for MAGTGHGSAGRGRPARRTAATPGGTASGRPAAPRGASPRGASARPSSARGAAARGTSARPGAGPGRPRATASGALRKATSVQVSQERKAARGVMRVVVLASILVLLAVTLVPTLRSYLRQQGEIEALRGQVASQRDDVIGLQKEQARWNDNAYVMQQARERLKFVKVGEKSYTVIDGKPVAQAEPGVAKAPAGASDHPWYGQLWESVRAADAGPRETTAPGK; via the coding sequence ATGGCGGGCACCGGGCACGGCAGCGCCGGCCGCGGGCGACCGGCACGCCGCACCGCGGCGACGCCGGGCGGCACCGCCTCGGGCCGTCCCGCCGCCCCCCGCGGGGCCTCCCCGCGTGGGGCGTCGGCGCGCCCGTCGTCCGCCCGCGGGGCCGCGGCGCGGGGCACCTCCGCCCGGCCGGGCGCCGGTCCCGGGCGCCCGCGCGCCACGGCCTCGGGCGCCCTGCGCAAGGCGACGTCCGTCCAGGTGTCGCAGGAGCGCAAGGCGGCTCGCGGCGTCATGCGCGTGGTCGTGCTCGCCTCGATCCTCGTGCTGCTCGCCGTGACCCTCGTGCCCACGCTGCGCTCCTACCTGCGCCAGCAGGGTGAGATCGAGGCCCTGCGCGGCCAGGTGGCGAGCCAGCGCGACGACGTCATCGGGCTCCAGAAGGAGCAGGCGCGCTGGAACGACAACGCGTACGTCATGCAACAGGCGCGGGAGCGGCTCAAGTTCGTCAAGGTCGGGGAGAAGTCGTACACCGTGATCGACGGCAAGCCGGTCGCCCAGGCCGAGCCCGGCGTCGCGAAGGCGCCGGCCGGCGCGAGCGACCACCCGTGGTACGGCCAGCTGTGGGAGTCGGTCCGTGCCGCCGACGCCGGGCCGCGCGAGACGACGGCGCCCGGCAAGTGA
- the eno gene encoding phosphopyruvate hydratase, with amino-acid sequence MASIDAVGAREILDSRGNPTVEVEVALDDGTIARAAVPSGASTGAFEAVERRDGDKGRYLGKGVEAAVDAVLDEINPKLVGYEASEQRLVDQVMLDLDGTDNKGKLGANAILGVSLAIAKAAAESAGLPLFRYVGGPNAHVLPVPMMNILNGGSHADSNVDVQEFMIAPIGAESFREALRWGAEVYHALKSVLKERGLATGLGDEGGFAPNLQSNRAALDLILEAIEKAGYQPGTQIALALDVAASEFHNEDGTYQFEGVAKSSGELIDYYAELVESYPLVSIEDPLDEEDWDGWKAMTERLGSKVQLVGDDLFVTNPERLGRGIASGTANALLVKVNQIGSLTETLDAVDLAHRNGYRCMMSHRSGETEDVTIADLAVATNCGQIKTGAPARSERVAKYNQLLRIEEELDDAAVYAGAGAFPRFTAGR; translated from the coding sequence GTGGCCAGCATTGACGCAGTCGGCGCCCGCGAGATCCTCGACTCGCGCGGCAACCCCACGGTCGAGGTCGAGGTGGCCCTCGACGACGGCACCATCGCCCGCGCGGCGGTCCCGTCCGGTGCCTCCACGGGTGCCTTCGAGGCGGTCGAGCGCCGCGACGGCGACAAGGGCCGCTACCTCGGCAAGGGTGTCGAGGCGGCCGTCGATGCCGTGCTCGACGAGATCAACCCCAAGCTCGTCGGCTACGAGGCGAGCGAGCAGCGGCTCGTCGACCAAGTGATGCTCGACCTCGACGGCACCGACAACAAGGGCAAGCTGGGCGCCAACGCCATCCTCGGCGTCTCGCTCGCGATCGCCAAGGCCGCCGCCGAGTCGGCCGGCCTCCCGCTCTTCCGCTACGTCGGCGGCCCGAACGCCCACGTCCTGCCCGTCCCGATGATGAACATCCTCAACGGCGGCAGCCACGCCGACTCCAACGTCGACGTCCAGGAGTTCATGATCGCGCCGATCGGCGCCGAGTCCTTCCGCGAGGCCCTGCGCTGGGGCGCGGAGGTCTACCACGCGCTCAAGTCCGTGCTCAAGGAGCGCGGCCTGGCGACCGGCCTCGGCGACGAGGGCGGCTTCGCCCCCAACCTCCAGTCCAACCGCGCCGCCCTCGACCTCATCCTCGAGGCCATCGAGAAGGCCGGCTACCAGCCCGGCACCCAGATCGCGCTCGCGCTCGACGTCGCGGCCAGCGAGTTCCACAACGAGGACGGCACCTACCAGTTCGAGGGCGTCGCCAAGAGCAGCGGCGAGCTCATCGACTACTACGCCGAGCTCGTCGAGTCCTACCCGCTGGTGTCCATCGAGGACCCGCTCGACGAGGAGGACTGGGACGGCTGGAAGGCCATGACCGAGCGCCTCGGCAGCAAGGTCCAGCTCGTCGGCGACGACCTGTTCGTCACCAACCCCGAGCGCCTGGGCCGCGGCATCGCCAGCGGCACCGCCAACGCGCTGCTGGTCAAGGTCAACCAGATCGGCTCGCTCACCGAGACCCTCGACGCCGTCGACCTGGCGCACCGCAACGGCTACCGCTGCATGATGAGCCACCGTTCCGGCGAGACCGAGGACGTCACCATCGCCGACCTCGCGGTCGCCACCAACTGCGGCCAGATCAAGACCGGCGCCCCGGCCCGGTCCGAGCGCGTGGCCAAGTACAACCAGCTGCTGCGGATCGAGGAGGAGCTCGACGACGCCGCCGTGTACGCCGGCGCCGGCGCCTTCCCGCGCTTCACCGCCGGCCGCTGA
- a CDS encoding pseudouridine-5'-phosphate glycosidase has product MTTPHPSLALRDEVADSLAAGRPVVALESTIISHGMPYPRNVEMALEVEGIIRAGGATPATIAVLDGVPRIGLSPDELETLASSPDVAKVSLRDLPYVMARRVHGATTVASTMRLAALAGIRVFVTGGLGGVHRGAEHSFDVSADLTELGRTDVAVVSAGVKSILDIGLTLETLETLGVPVVVHGSDEFPSFYSRSSGHPAPLRVDSPEEVAAMMAAKWDLGVEGAISVANPVPEADEIPADEIGRLIDRALAECDQRGITGKDITPFLLGRIVELSGGQSLDTNIALVRHNAHLGAAIAVAYERLTS; this is encoded by the coding sequence ATGACCACTCCCCACCCGTCCCTCGCGCTGCGCGACGAGGTCGCCGACTCGCTGGCCGCGGGCCGGCCGGTCGTCGCCCTGGAGTCGACGATCATCAGCCACGGGATGCCCTACCCGCGCAACGTCGAGATGGCCCTCGAGGTGGAGGGCATCATCCGGGCCGGCGGGGCCACGCCTGCCACCATCGCCGTCCTCGACGGCGTCCCCCGGATCGGCCTGTCGCCGGACGAGCTGGAGACCCTGGCCAGCTCGCCCGACGTCGCCAAGGTGAGCCTGCGCGACCTGCCGTACGTCATGGCCCGCAGGGTGCACGGCGCCACGACGGTCGCCAGCACGATGCGCCTGGCCGCGCTCGCCGGCATCCGGGTCTTCGTGACCGGCGGCCTCGGCGGGGTGCACCGCGGCGCCGAGCACAGCTTCGACGTCTCCGCCGACCTCACCGAGCTCGGCCGGACGGACGTCGCCGTGGTGTCCGCGGGCGTGAAGTCGATCCTCGACATCGGCCTGACGCTCGAGACCCTCGAGACCCTGGGCGTGCCGGTCGTCGTGCACGGCAGCGACGAGTTCCCGTCCTTCTACTCGCGGTCCAGCGGCCACCCGGCGCCCCTGCGGGTCGACTCGCCCGAGGAGGTCGCCGCGATGATGGCGGCCAAGTGGGACCTCGGGGTCGAGGGCGCGATCTCGGTCGCCAACCCGGTGCCGGAGGCCGACGAGATCCCGGCCGACGAGATCGGCCGGCTCATCGACCGGGCCCTCGCCGAGTGCGACCAGCGGGGGATCACGGGCAAGGACATCACGCCCTTCCTGCTCGGCCGCATCGTCGAGCTGTCCGGCGGGCAGTCGCTCGACACGAACATCGCCCTGGTGCGCCACAACGCCCACCTCGGCGCCGCCATCGCCGTCGCCTACGAGCGCCTGACGTCCTGA
- a CDS encoding carbohydrate kinase: MSLTQREREIVDLLRADPLLDAAALAERVGSTKAAVSVHLSNLTRKGVILGRGYVVRAAAHSVVVVGGANMDIKAHSRAAVELRTSNPGEAFTTPGGVGRNIAENLARLGTPTHLVAPVGRDPFGDQVVALTRDAGVVVDHMIAVDGPTGTYLAVLDATGELLVAISNMTVTDALTVRQLGAARDLLAHADLLVVDGNIPAAPTAWLLDFAHAVGVPVVLDPVSVPKARHLAATLSPERPVLAITPNSDELSAIVDEPVADTRAAITRAARVLHGRGVTHVWVRRGVRGSILSSRDDDGRVTVTTLAAPTVEVADVTGAGDSMTAAFVHAWLRGDSPVEAARFGQAAAGLTVASTETVRPDLTASLVDAELRRHAPRPSQEKKR, from the coding sequence ATGAGCCTGACGCAGCGCGAGCGCGAGATCGTGGACCTGCTGCGCGCCGACCCCCTGCTCGACGCCGCCGCCCTCGCCGAGCGCGTCGGGTCGACCAAGGCTGCCGTGTCGGTGCACCTGTCCAACCTCACCCGCAAGGGCGTGATCCTGGGCCGCGGCTACGTCGTGCGGGCGGCCGCCCACTCGGTCGTCGTCGTCGGCGGCGCCAACATGGACATCAAGGCGCACTCCCGTGCGGCCGTGGAGTTGCGCACCTCCAACCCGGGGGAGGCGTTCACGACACCCGGTGGGGTGGGGCGCAACATCGCCGAGAACCTCGCCAGGCTCGGCACCCCGACGCATCTCGTCGCCCCCGTCGGCCGCGACCCGTTCGGCGACCAGGTCGTGGCGCTCACCCGCGACGCCGGCGTGGTGGTCGACCACATGATCGCCGTCGACGGCCCGACGGGCACCTACCTCGCCGTCCTCGACGCCACGGGCGAGCTGCTCGTCGCCATCTCCAACATGACCGTCACCGACGCCCTGACCGTCCGCCAGCTCGGGGCGGCCCGCGACCTGCTCGCCCACGCCGACCTGCTCGTCGTCGACGGCAACATCCCCGCCGCGCCCACCGCCTGGCTGCTCGACTTCGCCCACGCGGTCGGGGTGCCGGTGGTCCTCGACCCGGTGAGCGTCCCCAAGGCCCGGCACCTCGCCGCCACGCTCTCGCCGGAGCGGCCGGTGCTCGCGATCACCCCGAACTCGGACGAGCTGTCGGCGATCGTCGACGAGCCGGTGGCCGACACCAGGGCCGCCATCACCCGTGCCGCGCGTGTCCTCCACGGGCGCGGAGTGACGCACGTCTGGGTCCGCCGCGGCGTCCGGGGCAGCATCCTCAGCAGCCGGGACGACGACGGGCGCGTGACGGTGACGACGCTGGCCGCGCCCACTGTGGAGGTGGCCGACGTCACCGGCGCCGGGGACTCCATGACCGCGGCGTTCGTCCACGCGTGGCTGCGTGGCGACAGCCCGGTCGAGGCGGCGCGCTTCGGCCAGGCCGCCGCCGGCCTGACCGTCGCCAGCACCGAGACCGTCCGCCCCGACCTGACCGCCAGCCTCGTCGACGCCGAGCTGCGCCGGCACGCACCCCGACCCAGCCAGGAGAAGAAGCGATGA
- a CDS encoding 2'-5' RNA ligase family protein → MALAVCLLFDTRTDRALRGLWARLEEHGIPTLLTHTHRRHVPHVSYAVYRTFDVDRVLAAVADLAPIEPVTLHFDAVALFRRRRAALVAAATPQLLARQAAVVAAGEATGADLHVHYRPGQWIPHASLATSVRRDDVATAATTAFEILPLRAVAERVALVDSSTGRRWDLPAP, encoded by the coding sequence GTGGCCCTCGCGGTGTGCCTGCTCTTCGACACCCGGACCGACCGTGCGCTGCGCGGGCTGTGGGCCCGCCTCGAGGAGCACGGCATACCGACGCTGCTCACCCACACGCACCGTCGGCACGTGCCGCACGTGTCGTATGCCGTGTACCGCACCTTCGACGTCGACCGCGTGCTGGCGGCGGTCGCGGACCTCGCCCCCATCGAGCCGGTCACCCTGCACTTCGACGCGGTCGCGCTGTTCCGGCGGCGTCGCGCAGCCCTCGTCGCCGCCGCCACCCCGCAGCTCCTCGCGCGCCAGGCCGCGGTCGTGGCCGCCGGCGAGGCGACGGGCGCGGACCTGCACGTGCACTACCGCCCGGGTCAGTGGATCCCCCACGCGAGCCTGGCCACCAGCGTGCGGCGCGACGACGTCGCGACCGCCGCCACGACGGCGTTCGAGATCCTGCCGCTGCGGGCGGTCGCCGAGCGGGTCGCCCTCGTCGACAGCAGCACCGGCCGGCGGTGGGACCTGCCGGCGCCGTGA